A genomic region of Lytechinus pictus isolate F3 Inbred chromosome 2, Lp3.0, whole genome shotgun sequence contains the following coding sequences:
- the LOC129254174 gene encoding uncharacterized protein LOC129254174 isoform X3 — protein MDTLYGWAPSTMKPKLEQRSYVHHSGYNGFSALDRVGVVAHELHTGDIVQLESRATGGLLRVNSISGKVDFNGIYGKQSQFIVRSEVDGSITLRCVLNTSNFLILRNGILYANGKGDPQCRFKYRLAEGGSSYMRFECLHNPNRFISVHKKSNGNDDTRSVYSMRSLRSSGSGVEGQFRVVMVGRTPQGYAS, from the exons ATGGACACATTATACGGATGGGCACCATCCACGATGAAACCAAAACTAGAACAG CGATCGTACGTCCACCACAGCGGCTATAATGGTTTCAGTGCGCTAGATAGAGTCGGAGTAGTG GCTCATGAGCTTCATACTGGTGATATAGTCCAGCTAGAATCGAGGGCTACGGGAGGACTTCTTCGAGTGAACTCCATCTCGGGAAAAGTAGATTTTAACGGCATATATGGAAAAcaat CCCAATTCATCGTAAGGAGTGAAGTTGATGGTAGCATTACATTACGATGCGTTTTGAACACATCCAACTTCCTCATCCTAAGAAATGGCATCCTTTACGCAAAT GGGAAAGGTGATCCTCAGTGCCGATTCAAATACCGACTCGCTGAGGGAGGAAGTAGCTATATGAGGTTCGAATGTCTTCACAACCCAAACCGCTTCATCTCCGTGCATAAGAAGTCGAACGGCAACGACGATACCCGATCGGTATACAGCATGCGATCGTTGAGATCGTCCGGAAGCGGGGTCGAAGGGCAATTTCGGGTCGTCATGGTG GGTCGTACCCCTCAGGGCTATGCGTCGTGA
- the LOC129254174 gene encoding uncharacterized protein LOC129254174 isoform X1: protein MAELQNWMDTLYGWAPSTMKPKLEQRSYVHHSGYNGFSALDRVGVVAHELHTGDIVQLESRATGGLLRVNSISGKVDFNGIYGKQSQFIVRSEVDGSITLRCVLNTSNFLILRNGILYANGKGDPQCRFKYRLAEGGSSYMRFECLHNPNRFISVHKKSNGNDDTRSVYSMRSLRSSGSGVEGQFRVVMVGRTPQGYAS, encoded by the exons ATGGCTGAACTCCag AATTGGATGGACACATTATACGGATGGGCACCATCCACGATGAAACCAAAACTAGAACAG CGATCGTACGTCCACCACAGCGGCTATAATGGTTTCAGTGCGCTAGATAGAGTCGGAGTAGTG GCTCATGAGCTTCATACTGGTGATATAGTCCAGCTAGAATCGAGGGCTACGGGAGGACTTCTTCGAGTGAACTCCATCTCGGGAAAAGTAGATTTTAACGGCATATATGGAAAAcaat CCCAATTCATCGTAAGGAGTGAAGTTGATGGTAGCATTACATTACGATGCGTTTTGAACACATCCAACTTCCTCATCCTAAGAAATGGCATCCTTTACGCAAAT GGGAAAGGTGATCCTCAGTGCCGATTCAAATACCGACTCGCTGAGGGAGGAAGTAGCTATATGAGGTTCGAATGTCTTCACAACCCAAACCGCTTCATCTCCGTGCATAAGAAGTCGAACGGCAACGACGATACCCGATCGGTATACAGCATGCGATCGTTGAGATCGTCCGGAAGCGGGGTCGAAGGGCAATTTCGGGTCGTCATGGTG GGTCGTACCCCTCAGGGCTATGCGTCGTGA
- the LOC129254174 gene encoding uncharacterized protein LOC129254174 isoform X2, with the protein MDTSNWMDTLYGWAPSTMKPKLEQRSYVHHSGYNGFSALDRVGVVAHELHTGDIVQLESRATGGLLRVNSISGKVDFNGIYGKQSQFIVRSEVDGSITLRCVLNTSNFLILRNGILYANGKGDPQCRFKYRLAEGGSSYMRFECLHNPNRFISVHKKSNGNDDTRSVYSMRSLRSSGSGVEGQFRVVMVGRTPQGYAS; encoded by the exons ATGGATACTTCA AATTGGATGGACACATTATACGGATGGGCACCATCCACGATGAAACCAAAACTAGAACAG CGATCGTACGTCCACCACAGCGGCTATAATGGTTTCAGTGCGCTAGATAGAGTCGGAGTAGTG GCTCATGAGCTTCATACTGGTGATATAGTCCAGCTAGAATCGAGGGCTACGGGAGGACTTCTTCGAGTGAACTCCATCTCGGGAAAAGTAGATTTTAACGGCATATATGGAAAAcaat CCCAATTCATCGTAAGGAGTGAAGTTGATGGTAGCATTACATTACGATGCGTTTTGAACACATCCAACTTCCTCATCCTAAGAAATGGCATCCTTTACGCAAAT GGGAAAGGTGATCCTCAGTGCCGATTCAAATACCGACTCGCTGAGGGAGGAAGTAGCTATATGAGGTTCGAATGTCTTCACAACCCAAACCGCTTCATCTCCGTGCATAAGAAGTCGAACGGCAACGACGATACCCGATCGGTATACAGCATGCGATCGTTGAGATCGTCCGGAAGCGGGGTCGAAGGGCAATTTCGGGTCGTCATGGTG GGTCGTACCCCTCAGGGCTATGCGTCGTGA